A window of the Desulforapulum autotrophicum HRM2 genome harbors these coding sequences:
- the gatB gene encoding Asp-tRNA(Asn)/Glu-tRNA(Gln) amidotransferase subunit GatB yields the protein MQFEPVIGLEVHAQLDTETKIFCSCSTGFGASPNAHTCPVCTGMPGVLPVLNKKAVTYAIRTGLATNCKVANESRFDRKNYFYPDLPKGYQITQFAAPIAEHGHLTIELDDGSEKRIGITRIHMEEDAGKLIHDPDRPRSMVDLNRTGIPLVEIVSEPDLRTPKEAGSYLRKLHAIVRYIGVCNGNMEEGSFRCDANISLRPVGRKAFGTRTELKNLNSFRNVEKAIAYEIQRQTYVLEEGGEVIQETRLWDTANNKTVSMRSKEEAHDYRYFPEPDLVPLIVDDRWMEEVRQSLPELPDAKRQRFMDDYAMTAYDASVLTSSIALADFFEQTAKEINEPKLAANWIMGPVLALLKDQETTITSLPITADALAELLKLIEAGKINANAAKTIFDRMVTTSEGPGKIVEEMGLEQVSDQGELETIVAEVLKANPDEVESYLGGKTKLMGFFMGQIMKKSRGKADPKIVTQILKQRLK from the coding sequence ATGCAGTTTGAACCTGTAATCGGGCTTGAAGTCCATGCCCAGCTTGACACTGAGACAAAAATATTCTGCTCCTGCTCCACGGGTTTCGGCGCGTCTCCCAACGCCCACACCTGTCCCGTATGCACGGGAATGCCGGGGGTGCTTCCGGTTCTTAACAAAAAGGCCGTCACCTATGCCATACGAACGGGCCTTGCCACCAACTGCAAGGTGGCAAACGAGAGCCGGTTTGACCGGAAAAACTACTTTTACCCCGATCTGCCAAAGGGGTATCAAATCACCCAGTTTGCAGCCCCCATTGCTGAGCACGGCCACCTGACCATTGAACTTGACGACGGATCGGAAAAACGCATCGGCATCACCCGCATCCACATGGAAGAGGATGCAGGTAAACTGATCCACGACCCTGACCGCCCCAGGAGCATGGTGGATCTCAACCGAACGGGAATTCCCCTGGTTGAGATCGTGAGCGAGCCTGACCTGAGGACCCCCAAGGAGGCCGGCAGCTATTTGAGAAAACTCCACGCCATAGTCAGGTACATCGGGGTTTGCAACGGGAACATGGAAGAGGGAAGCTTTCGGTGTGACGCCAACATCTCCCTGCGGCCGGTGGGCCGTAAGGCCTTTGGCACACGGACTGAGCTGAAGAACCTTAATTCATTCCGGAACGTTGAAAAGGCCATTGCCTATGAAATCCAGCGCCAGACCTATGTATTAGAAGAGGGCGGAGAGGTGATCCAGGAGACACGCCTCTGGGATACGGCCAACAATAAAACCGTGTCCATGCGCAGCAAGGAAGAGGCCCACGACTACCGCTATTTTCCGGAACCTGACCTTGTCCCCCTCATCGTTGACGACCGCTGGATGGAGGAGGTCAGGCAAAGCCTTCCTGAGCTTCCCGATGCAAAGCGCCAGCGGTTCATGGACGACTATGCAATGACCGCCTATGATGCATCGGTACTCACATCCTCAATCGCCCTTGCCGACTTTTTTGAACAAACGGCCAAGGAGATCAACGAGCCAAAGCTTGCCGCCAACTGGATCATGGGCCCGGTGCTTGCCCTGCTAAAGGACCAGGAGACGACCATTACCTCCCTGCCCATCACCGCCGACGCCCTTGCCGAACTTTTAAAACTGATTGAAGCCGGTAAGATAAATGCCAATGCTGCAAAAACCATATTTGACCGCATGGTGACAACCAGCGAGGGGCCCGGAAAGATCGTGGAGGAGATGGGACTGGAACAGGTGTCTGACCAGGGTGAACTTGAAACCATCGTTGCAGAGGTGTTAAAGGCCAACCCCGATGAAGTCGAATCCTATCTGGGCGGAAAGACCAAACTCATGGGCTTTTTCATGGGCCAGATCATGAAAAAGAGCCGGGGTAAAGCCGACCCCAAGATCGTCACCCAGATCCTTAAACAAAGGCTCAAATAA